A genome region from Magnolia sinica isolate HGM2019 chromosome 8, MsV1, whole genome shotgun sequence includes the following:
- the LOC131253595 gene encoding pentatricopeptide repeat-containing protein At2g37310 isoform X2, with amino-acid sequence MKGAIASLIDSNGFFDYRACGHLLQHCANHSLLFQGKQIHARLILLSVIPDNFLASKLVSVYSKSGEIHHARKVFDEIPHRNIFSFNAMLIAYSSHDQHSEALRLFSSLASFKPALKPDSFTISSLLKALSSVPLPHPILVVCVLYACAELKDLAFGMEVHRSVVKSRIEMDPSVCNSVICFYAKCGSLDYARSLFDEMMERDVVSYGAMICGYMTYGFVDQAMDLFRQMESPALSTWNATISGLAQNNRHSDVLELISEMLAAGYKPNSVTLASVLPTFSFFSNLSSSKQIHCYAIRNDCDRNVYVATALIDTYAKAGFLRGAHQVFAMTKGKSVIVWTAIIYAHATHGDANTALTLFGDMLAAGTSPDPVTFTAVLSACMHAGLVEKAKGIFNSMLLEYGIQPALEHYACIAGVLARAGMLNEAVEYVCQMPIEPNAKVWGALLNGASISGNVELGRFISDRLFEIEPENTGNYIVMANIYSRTRKWEEAEKVREKMKRQGLKKVPGYSWIETGKGLQSFVSGDTLNQNREETCWMLESLSGVMRELGYVYVDELDEESVVS; translated from the exons ATGAAAGGTGCCATTGCAAGCCTCATCGACTCTAATGGCTTCTTCGACTACCGGGCTTGCGGCCATCTCTTACAGCACTGCGCTAACCACAGCCTCTTATTCCAGGGAAAGCAGATCCATGCCCGGCTCATCCTCCTCTCGGTCATCCCCGACAACTTCCTCGCCTCAAAGCTCGTTTCCGTGTACTCCAAATCCGGCGAAATCCATCACGCCCGCAAGGTGTTCGATGAAATTCCCCACAGAAATATCTTCTCTTTCAACGCCATGCTCATTGCATATTCTTCACATGACCAGCACTCTGAAGCCCTTAGGCTCTTCTCGTCCCTGGCGTCATTCAAACCCGCCCTTAAACCTGACAGTTTCACCATCTCCTCCCTCTTGAAAGCCTTGTCGTCGGTGCCACTTCCGCATCCGATATTGG TGGTGTGTGTGTTGTATGCTTGTGCAGAGCTGAAGGATCTTGCTTTTGGGATGGAAGTACATCGTTCTGTTGTCAAGAGCAGGAttgagatggatccttcggtttgtaATTCTGTCATTTGTTTCTATGCTAAATGTGGGAGTTTGGATTATGCCCGTTCATTGTTCGATGAAATGATGGAAAGAGACGTGGTTAGTTATGGTGCGATGATTTGTGGATACATGACCTATGGGTTTGTTGACCAAGCGATGGATCTCTTTCGACAAATGGAGAGCCCAGCTTTGAGCACATGGAATGCTACAATTTCGGGTTTGGCTCAGAACAACCGCCACTCTGATGTTCTGGAACTCATCTCTGAAATGCTTGCCGCTGGTTATAAACCGAATTCCGTTACACTAGCAAGTGTTCTTCCcaccttttcatttttttcaaacctCAGTAGCAGCAAACAAATTCACTGTTATGCCATCAGAAACGATTGTGACCGAAATGTCTATGTTGCGACTGCTCTGATTGATACCTATGCTAAAGCTGGATttcttcgtggggcccaccaggtttTTGCGATGACCAAGGGTAAAAGTGTCATCGTTTGGACTGCAATAATTTATGCACATGCAACCCATGGCGATGCCAATACTGCGCTCACTTTATTTGGGGATATGCTTGCTGCTGGGACCAGTCCAGACCCTGTTACGTTCACGGCAGTGCTGTCAGCTTGCATGCATGCTGGGCTGGTGGAGAAAGCTAAGGGAATCTTCAATTCTATGTTGCTGGAATATGGAATCCAACCAGCACTTGAGCATTATGCTTGCATTGCCGGAGTCCTCGCCCGTGCTGGAATGCTTAATGAAGCAGTCGAATATGTCTGTCAAATGCCAATTGAACCAAATGCAAAGGTTTGGGGGGCATTGCTGAATGGTGCATCAATTTCTGGGAATGTCGAGCTTGGGAGGTTCATCTCTGACCGGCTATTTGAAATTGAGCCTGAAAACACAGGGAATTATATTGTCATGGCTAATATATATTCGCGAACTAGAAAATGGGAAGAAGCTGAAAAGGTCAGGGAGAAGATGAAGAGGCAGGGATTGAAGAAGGTCCCTGGTTATAGTTGGATTGAGACAGGCAAGGGATTGCAGAGTTTTGTATCTGGGGATACATTGAACCAGAACAGGGAGGAAACTTGTTGGATGTTGGAGAGCTTGTCAGGGGTGATGAGAGAACTGGGTTATGTTTATGTAGATGAATTGGATGAGGAGAGTGTTGTCAGTTGA
- the LOC131253595 gene encoding pentatricopeptide repeat-containing protein At2g37310 isoform X1: MKGAIASLIDSNGFFDYRACGHLLQHCANHSLLFQGKQIHARLILLSVIPDNFLASKLVSVYSKSGEIHHARKVFDEIPHRNIFSFNAMLIAYSSHDQHSEALRLFSSLASFKPALKPDSFTISSLLKALSSVPLPHPILGKEIHASVLRHGFDSDLFVTNALVTFYARSGDLDLARKVFDGMPDRDIVSWNAMISGYSQNGYCDACLRLYQEMEGSTRLQPNGVTVVCVLYACAELKDLAFGMEVHRSVVKSRIEMDPSVCNSVICFYAKCGSLDYARSLFDEMMERDVVSYGAMICGYMTYGFVDQAMDLFRQMESPALSTWNATISGLAQNNRHSDVLELISEMLAAGYKPNSVTLASVLPTFSFFSNLSSSKQIHCYAIRNDCDRNVYVATALIDTYAKAGFLRGAHQVFAMTKGKSVIVWTAIIYAHATHGDANTALTLFGDMLAAGTSPDPVTFTAVLSACMHAGLVEKAKGIFNSMLLEYGIQPALEHYACIAGVLARAGMLNEAVEYVCQMPIEPNAKVWGALLNGASISGNVELGRFISDRLFEIEPENTGNYIVMANIYSRTRKWEEAEKVREKMKRQGLKKVPGYSWIETGKGLQSFVSGDTLNQNREETCWMLESLSGVMRELGYVYVDELDEESVVS; the protein is encoded by the coding sequence ATGAAAGGTGCCATTGCAAGCCTCATCGACTCTAATGGCTTCTTCGACTACCGGGCTTGCGGCCATCTCTTACAGCACTGCGCTAACCACAGCCTCTTATTCCAGGGAAAGCAGATCCATGCCCGGCTCATCCTCCTCTCGGTCATCCCCGACAACTTCCTCGCCTCAAAGCTCGTTTCCGTGTACTCCAAATCCGGCGAAATCCATCACGCCCGCAAGGTGTTCGATGAAATTCCCCACAGAAATATCTTCTCTTTCAACGCCATGCTCATTGCATATTCTTCACATGACCAGCACTCTGAAGCCCTTAGGCTCTTCTCGTCCCTGGCGTCATTCAAACCCGCCCTTAAACCTGACAGTTTCACCATCTCCTCCCTCTTGAAAGCCTTGTCGTCGGTGCCACTTCCGCATCCGATATTGGGTAAGGAGATTCATGCTTCTGTGCTTCGGCATGGCTTTGATTCTGATCTATTTGTCACCAATGCACTGGTTACATTTTATGCGAGGTCTGGTGATTTGGACTTGGCTAGAAAGGTATTTGACGGAATGCCTGATAGGGATATTGTGTCATGGAATGCTATGATTTCTGGGTATTCTCAAAATGGATACTGCGATGCATGCTTGAGATTATATCAAGAAATGGAAGGTTCGACAAGGTTGCAGCCTAATGGGGTTACAGTGGTGTGTGTGTTGTATGCTTGTGCAGAGCTGAAGGATCTTGCTTTTGGGATGGAAGTACATCGTTCTGTTGTCAAGAGCAGGAttgagatggatccttcggtttgtaATTCTGTCATTTGTTTCTATGCTAAATGTGGGAGTTTGGATTATGCCCGTTCATTGTTCGATGAAATGATGGAAAGAGACGTGGTTAGTTATGGTGCGATGATTTGTGGATACATGACCTATGGGTTTGTTGACCAAGCGATGGATCTCTTTCGACAAATGGAGAGCCCAGCTTTGAGCACATGGAATGCTACAATTTCGGGTTTGGCTCAGAACAACCGCCACTCTGATGTTCTGGAACTCATCTCTGAAATGCTTGCCGCTGGTTATAAACCGAATTCCGTTACACTAGCAAGTGTTCTTCCcaccttttcatttttttcaaacctCAGTAGCAGCAAACAAATTCACTGTTATGCCATCAGAAACGATTGTGACCGAAATGTCTATGTTGCGACTGCTCTGATTGATACCTATGCTAAAGCTGGATttcttcgtggggcccaccaggtttTTGCGATGACCAAGGGTAAAAGTGTCATCGTTTGGACTGCAATAATTTATGCACATGCAACCCATGGCGATGCCAATACTGCGCTCACTTTATTTGGGGATATGCTTGCTGCTGGGACCAGTCCAGACCCTGTTACGTTCACGGCAGTGCTGTCAGCTTGCATGCATGCTGGGCTGGTGGAGAAAGCTAAGGGAATCTTCAATTCTATGTTGCTGGAATATGGAATCCAACCAGCACTTGAGCATTATGCTTGCATTGCCGGAGTCCTCGCCCGTGCTGGAATGCTTAATGAAGCAGTCGAATATGTCTGTCAAATGCCAATTGAACCAAATGCAAAGGTTTGGGGGGCATTGCTGAATGGTGCATCAATTTCTGGGAATGTCGAGCTTGGGAGGTTCATCTCTGACCGGCTATTTGAAATTGAGCCTGAAAACACAGGGAATTATATTGTCATGGCTAATATATATTCGCGAACTAGAAAATGGGAAGAAGCTGAAAAGGTCAGGGAGAAGATGAAGAGGCAGGGATTGAAGAAGGTCCCTGGTTATAGTTGGATTGAGACAGGCAAGGGATTGCAGAGTTTTGTATCTGGGGATACATTGAACCAGAACAGGGAGGAAACTTGTTGGATGTTGGAGAGCTTGTCAGGGGTGATGAGAGAACTGGGTTATGTTTATGTAGATGAATTGGATGAGGAGAGTGTTGTCAGTTGA